atatcgctctctccctccttctctctcgctcactctctctatctttttctcatatctgtctctctccctccctctctctctcagcaggtcATGTTGCACTACCGGTCAGTTCTGCTGCAGGTGATGTCCACTGTCCTACTGTCTCCCCTGCTGCTCAGTGGAGCCTCTGAGCAGAAGCAGCTCGTTACTATAGAGTTGTTCACAGACTACACAGAGAACTCAGTGagcgaaacacacacaaacacgcacacacacaaacacgcacacacacatgcactcacacacgcacacacgcgtgcacacacacacacacacacacacacacacacacacacatacacattatacaCTTATataatatccacacacacagaaataaacatgcacacacacacatatatgcattcATACCACACAGACTCGGCTCCATCCCTAGGCATAAACgcatgttgttttgttttctctgtgtttgtgtggtatCAGTATTTACCTACTGCAGGCGCTGTGATTGAGCTGCAAAGCCCACGAGTCCAGGTGTACTCAGCACACCTGTACATACACGCCCACTTCACTGGgatcaggtaaacacacacaaacactccagcTTTCCATCTGattctgcacacacaccttgagAAAGATAGATGAATTCCTGTCTCTCGGTTTTGCGTTTGACTAATttcatgtgcgtgtttgtttggaTCTGTGTTGTTTGTGGTGGTTGCAGATACGTGCTGTTCAATTTCCCCACTTTGTCCGCTCTGCTTGGAGTGTCCAGCACCTTCGGCTTCCTTAGCGTCATCATCCTCTTTAGTTCACTACAGTACAGCTTTAACACACAGGTCTTACGATCACGggtaaacaagcacacacacacacacacacacacacacacacacacacatacacacacacacacacaatatgtaaGTAAaacgtgtttgtatgtgtgtgtttacctgtttctgtgacgtgtgtgtgtgtgagtgtgtgtgtgtgtgtgtgtgtgtgtgtgtgtgtgtgtgtgtgtgtgttaactcaaGGTGAGACGGCGGTCTCGGCTGCAGAacagaagggaggagagacCCGAGAGAGCCTACTGTACAGAGCCTACTGACGTTACTGCAGATCTGAGCGAGAGGCTTGCAGCTGAACTAACGTCACGCTACAAGATCTTCACAGGTGAGATGGCAGAGTACACCTGAACACAACAGCTGCATGCACCTGGCACAGTACACCTGAACAGAACAGCTGCATGCACTTGTGTAACATGTTGTATCTGCACAAGACATGCCAAGCATTGTggcattggggcagccgtggcctactggttagcacttcggacttgtaaccggagagttgccggttcgaaccccgaccagtaggaatggctgaagtgcccttgaacaaggcacctaacccctcactgctccccaagcgccgctgtagcaggcagctcactgcgtcgggattagtgtgtgcttcacctcactgtgtgctgagtgtgtttcactaattcagggattgggatgaatgcagagaccaaatttccctcacgggatcacaaaagtatatatacttatactatacttatacttttggTTTGACTCATCATCTCCCCCTGGTGTCTAGAAAGAAGCAGTGCAGTGTGTTAATCTATGACGTGATCTGGTGtcaattgttttcatttttgacatagaTGAGCCAAGCTACTGCACGGATTCCCCTCCTCTGCTGGTGTCCAGTGACCCATCTGTAGAAGCTTGTGATGGGATGGAAGAGTCCATTCCTGAGGGAGCAGGGGTGTCTGAGCCGGAGCCAGATATGCCGCTAGATCAGGAAGTGGGAGCAGAGGGTCTGTGTGCGGGAGCAGCAGAGGAGCAGCAGAAGGCCAGCATGAATAAGGCTGAACTAGAGGG
The Alosa sapidissima isolate fAloSap1 chromosome 14, fAloSap1.pri, whole genome shotgun sequence DNA segment above includes these coding regions:
- the LOC121682024 gene encoding seipin-like isoform X2, with protein sequence MEFQGPDGQEQPSEVELLGQVVVVLQNLLEASRLLFHRAQQRALQLAVVLCLLALLLWMAVFIYGTFYYSYMPTASYSTPVHFYYSPNCQSSAVCSFPMANVSLLRKSKDQVMTYGQPYRISLQLEMPESPANQNLGMFMVKMTSYGRDGKTIKTAARSVMLHYRSVLLQVMSTVLLSPLLLSGASEQKQLVTIELFTDYTENSYLPTAGAVIELQSPRVQVYSAHLYIHAHFTGIRYVLFNFPTLSALLGVSSTFGFLSVIILFSSLQYSFNTQVLRSRVRRRSRLQNRREERPERAYCTEPTDVTADLSERLAAELTSRYKIFTDEPSYCTDSPPLLVSSDPSVEACDGMEESIPEGAGVSEPEPDMPLDQEVGAEGLCAGAAEEQQKASMNKAELEGSSSIPEALDPPEEEQANHCVIS
- the LOC121682024 gene encoding seipin-like isoform X1: MEFQGPDGQEQPSEVELLGQVVVVLQNLLEASRLLFHRAQQRALQLAVVLCLLALLLWMAVFIYGTFYYSYMPTASYSTPVHFYYSPNCQSSAVCSFPMANVSLLRKSKDQVMTYGQPYRISLQLEMPESPANQNLGMFMVKMTSYGRDGKTIKTAARSQVMLHYRSVLLQVMSTVLLSPLLLSGASEQKQLVTIELFTDYTENSYLPTAGAVIELQSPRVQVYSAHLYIHAHFTGIRYVLFNFPTLSALLGVSSTFGFLSVIILFSSLQYSFNTQVLRSRVRRRSRLQNRREERPERAYCTEPTDVTADLSERLAAELTSRYKIFTDEPSYCTDSPPLLVSSDPSVEACDGMEESIPEGAGVSEPEPDMPLDQEVGAEGLCAGAAEEQQKASMNKAELEGSSSIPEALDPPEEEQANHCVIS